Part of the Actinomyces howellii genome, ACGGGCACCCTGAACCGGCCCTCGCCCAGGTCCTCGACCTCCGGCTCGGCGGGGTCGTGCTCGTCGGTCAGCTCGCCGACGACCTCCTCCAGGAGGTCCTCCATCGTGACCAGGCCGGCGATCCCGCCGTACTCGTCGACGGCCAGGGCCATGTGGACGTGCCCGGCCTGCATCTCGCGCAGCAGGTCGTCGGCGGGCTTGGTCTCCGGGACGTAGACCGGCTCGCGCACGAAGGCCGACACCGGGCGCCCCTCGTGCTCGGGGTGCTCGGACAGCCGGCGCAGGACGTCCTTGAGGTAGACCAGGCCGCGCACGTCGTCGGCGTCCTCCCCCACGACCGGCACCCGGGAGTAGCCCGAGCGCACGAACAGGCGCATGGCCGCCGAGACCGGCTTGTGGGCGTCGATGGTCACCATGTCGGTGCGCGGGACCATGACCTCGCGCACGAGGGTCTGCCCGAGCTCGACCACCGAGCGCATCATCTCGCGGTCCTCGTGCTCGATGGAGTCGGAGTCGCCGATCTCGTCGATCATCTCACGCAGGTCCTCGGTGACCTCGGCGCGCGCCTCGGCGTCGGTCAGGGTCGCCGCGCGGCCGTAGCGCGAGTCCAGCCACCGCCAGGGGGCGCCCAGGGAGTCGATCCGCTCGAGCAGCGGGGCCAGGACGAGCAGGGTGCCCGCCGGGTTGCGCCGTCCCGCCGAGCGGGGCGACACGCCCACGAGGACGCCCAGGACGAGCGCGTTGAGGGCGACCGCGCCGCACAGCACCTGCCACCAGGAGTCGAGCACCCCGGCCAGGGCGAGGGTGAGCAGGACGGCGCCGAGCATGTCGACCCCGACGCGCACGGCGGCCAGGCCCGCCAGGACCTGGGGGCGGCGGTCGGCCAGGGCGGCCACCCGCGGTGCCCCACGGCGGCCGTCCTCGACCAGGTCCTCGGCGGCGGCACGCGTCATGCGGCCCAGGGCGGCCTCCCCGGCGGACAGGGCGGCACCCAGGGCCAGGACGAGCACAGCGGCCAGGACCAGCTGCACGACGGGCGTGCCGCTCATGCGCCCCTCTCCGCCAGGAAGGTGAGGAGGAGCTTGCGCTGGAGGTCGAACATCTCCTTCTTCTCCTCCGGCTCGGCGTGGTCGAAGCCGAGCAGGTGGAGGATGCCGTGGACGGTGAGCAGCAGCATCTCCTCGACGGCGGAGTGACCTGCCTCGAGCGCCTGCGTCGCGGCGACCTGGGGGCACAGGACGACGTCGCCCAGCGTCCCGGCCGGGGTCTCCTCCTCGGCGGTGCCGGGGCGCAGCTCGTCCATGGGGAAGCTCATGACGTCGGTGGGCCCGGGCAGCTCGAGCCAGCGCATGTGGAGCTCGGCCATGGGCTCGGGGTCGATGAACAGGATGTTGAGCTCGGCCAGGGGGTTGACGTGCAGGGTCCGCAGGACGTGGTCGGCCAGGGCCGCGAACTCGGCCCCGTCGACGGGGGTCTCGGTCTCGTTGAGGACCTCGGTGGTCATGGGCGGTT contains:
- a CDS encoding hemolysin family protein, which translates into the protein MSGTPVVQLVLAAVLVLALGAALSAGEAALGRMTRAAAEDLVEDGRRGAPRVAALADRRPQVLAGLAAVRVGVDMLGAVLLTLALAGVLDSWWQVLCGAVALNALVLGVLVGVSPRSAGRRNPAGTLLVLAPLLERIDSLGAPWRWLDSRYGRAATLTDAEARAEVTEDLREMIDEIGDSDSIEHEDREMMRSVVELGQTLVREVMVPRTDMVTIDAHKPVSAAMRLFVRSGYSRVPVVGEDADDVRGLVYLKDVLRRLSEHPEHEGRPVSAFVREPVYVPETKPADDLLREMQAGHVHMALAVDEYGGIAGLVTMEDLLEEVVGELTDEHDPAEPEVEDLGEGRFRVPVRLGLDELGALFDLEIDDDDVDTAGGLLAKAVGRVPLPGASGQAQGVHLRAEEATGRRRQVATLVASRAADPRAAGPDDPGD
- the ybeY gene encoding rRNA maturation RNase YbeY, yielding MTTEVLNETETPVDGAEFAALADHVLRTLHVNPLAELNILFIDPEPMAELHMRWLELPGPTDVMSFPMDELRPGTAEEETPAGTLGDVVLCPQVAATQALEAGHSAVEEMLLLTVHGILHLLGFDHAEPEEKKEMFDLQRKLLLTFLAERGA